The Gemmatimonadota bacterium genome contains the following window.
ATCCCTCAAATATTGACCACCATACACGGAATTGTAACTCTTTTGCTCCCCCGACAGCTACCCGTGGATTTTTTAGTGGAATAATGGGATAAACCACGCCCGGATAGGTTGGCTCACCAAAAAATGTCGCCGCATCTTGATCCTCTTGAGAAAAATAAGCATCCACATCGATATGAGAATGATAGATCGCGACAATCCGCCCGCCCGCTTGTTCCGCCTCCGATTGAATTTTCATCACATGCATATCGTTCATGCGATAGGCCGTCCTGGAAGTGCGCGGGTGGGTTTCGGGATCGGCAGCGTGCAATTTATCCTGGATATTCTCACACGGATGAATCGTCTGCACACCCGAAG
Protein-coding sequences here:
- a CDS encoding M67 family metallopeptidase, translating into MAARSRGVEMFDKAIWNAMFVHAQREYPAECCGIVTEDASGVQTIHPCENIQDKLHAADPETHPRTSRTAYRMNDMHVMKIQSEAEQAGGRIVAIYHSHIDVDAYFSQEDQDAATFFGEPTYPGVVYPIIPLKNPRVAVGGAKELQFRVWWSIFEG